A portion of the Luxibacter massiliensis genome contains these proteins:
- the fliB gene encoding flagellin lysine-N-methylase encodes MQYTVPQYYSKFQCLAGSCPDTCCAGWQIGIDKHSLRRYRKVGGTLRNRLYNEIDKGNQVFRQYEGRCAFLNEENLCDLYLEGGKSLFCRTCRMYPRHIEAFEGLREVTLSLSCPGAAELILREKECVKFVTKNIPREEKGEYENFDFLLFTKLMDTRDVMYQILQERDTPFKVRMAMVLALGHDLQQRMNRNALFGADSLLKRYQGRKARKWFAGQMAGYEGQNPQVYKKIMENAFSILDCLEVLRKDWRRYLRQKRDVLSRHKWGKEAAIQGILPKFYIQSGNRDKAGYEIQFEVMWEQLMVYFLSVYFCGAVYDGDAWGKVKFSFFNTIFIREMADALWIQNGGDISAVEIQEAACRYSREVEHSDFNRRKMEELLGNEKLFGIEALLKMI; translated from the coding sequence ATGCAATATACAGTACCACAATATTACAGCAAATTTCAGTGCCTGGCAGGAAGCTGCCCGGATACATGCTGTGCAGGGTGGCAGATTGGGATTGATAAACACTCATTAAGGCGTTATAGGAAAGTAGGGGGAACCCTCAGGAACAGGCTTTATAACGAAATAGATAAGGGGAATCAGGTATTTCGTCAGTATGAAGGACGCTGTGCTTTTTTAAATGAAGAGAACTTGTGCGATCTTTACCTCGAAGGGGGGAAAAGTTTATTTTGCCGCACCTGCAGGATGTACCCCAGGCATATTGAAGCATTCGAGGGACTGCGGGAGGTGACGCTTTCCTTATCCTGCCCTGGGGCAGCGGAATTGATTTTAAGGGAAAAGGAATGTGTTAAGTTTGTGACAAAGAATATCCCCAGGGAGGAGAAAGGGGAATATGAGAATTTTGATTTCTTGCTTTTCACGAAACTGATGGATACAAGGGATGTTATGTACCAGATTTTGCAGGAAAGGGATACTCCTTTTAAGGTCAGGATGGCCATGGTACTGGCCCTGGGCCATGACTTACAGCAGAGAATGAATAGAAATGCCCTGTTTGGGGCAGACAGTCTTCTAAAGCGGTATCAGGGGAGAAAAGCAAGGAAATGGTTCGCCGGGCAAATGGCAGGTTATGAAGGGCAGAACCCGCAAGTTTATAAGAAGATTATGGAAAATGCCTTTTCTATACTGGACTGCCTGGAAGTGCTGAGAAAGGACTGGCGCAGATATTTGAGGCAGAAAAGGGATGTCCTCTCCAGGCATAAGTGGGGCAAAGAGGCAGCCATACAGGGAATACTGCCAAAATTCTATATACAGAGCGGCAATAGGGATAAGGCTGGGTATGAGATCCAGTTTGAAGTCATGTGGGAGCAGCTTATGGTTTACTTTTTGTCTGTTTATTTCTGCGGCGCGGTCTATGATGGAGATGCGTGGGGAAAAGTAAAATTTTCATTTTTTAATACTATATTTATAAGAGAAATGGCCGACGCTCTGTGGATTCAGAATGGAGGGGATATTTCTGCTGTGGAGATCCAAGAGGCTGCATGCAGGTATTCCAGGGAAGTAGAACATTCTGATTTTAACCGGAGAAAGATGGAAGAATTGCTGGGAAATGAAAAATTATTTGGGATAGAGGCATTGCTGAAAATGATCTGA
- the deoC gene encoding deoxyribose-phosphate aldolase codes for MDFARMIDHTVLKPEATKADVDKLCREAVECGFHSVCVNSSFVYYCAQRLKESDVKVCTVVGFPLGAMSTEGKVGETLAAVRDGADEVDMVAHIGMIKSGDWEYVKEDITSVVDAAGDRICVKVIIETCLLTDEEKVQVCRICKEAGADFVKTSTGFSTGGATVEDIGLMRQTVGPVMGVKASGGIRSAKTAKAMVQAGADRLGTSSGVAIVEGQLDD; via the coding sequence ATGGATTTTGCGAGGATGATCGACCACACGGTTTTAAAGCCGGAGGCTACGAAGGCGGATGTGGATAAGTTATGCCGTGAGGCTGTTGAATGTGGATTTCATTCAGTCTGTGTAAATTCTAGTTTTGTATATTATTGTGCACAGAGGCTGAAGGAAAGTGATGTAAAGGTCTGTACAGTTGTGGGGTTCCCGCTGGGGGCAATGTCCACAGAGGGAAAGGTGGGAGAGACGCTTGCAGCTGTCAGGGACGGGGCAGATGAGGTGGATATGGTGGCACACATAGGTATGATTAAGAGTGGAGACTGGGAGTATGTCAAAGAGGATATTACATCTGTGGTAGATGCAGCCGGGGATCGTATATGTGTGAAAGTAATTATTGAGACATGTCTGCTTACGGATGAGGAGAAAGTACAGGTATGCAGGATTTGTAAGGAGGCCGGGGCGGATTTTGTGAAAACATCCACCGGGTTTTCCACAGGAGGGGCAACTGTGGAGGATATCGGGTTGATGCGGCAGACGGTAGGGCCTGTCATGGGGGTAAAGGCTTCAGGGGGCATCCGTTCGGCTAAGACGGCTAAGGCCATGGTACAAGCAGGCGCAGACAGGCTGGGTACAAGCTCGGGCGTTGCCATCGTGGAAGGACAGCTGGATGATTAA
- a CDS encoding Mur ligase family protein: MRLRSILAIKCAKLTSTLIKKLNRGSGVTFPGYVARLIDPRILSTMSGMVRKKTVVTMGTNGKTTTNSIIYHALKAEGEKVIINRTGANMLNGIISAFVLATDSRCRLDADYACIEVDEIASVGVLPRLKPDCALLTNISRDQLDRFGEVDITFNKLKTAISSVPDTVLAINCDDVLSYTLALESGNPFVTYGISEQIFDDISRSEIRESIFCRSCGKKLEYDFFHYGQLGIYHCPSCGLGRPDPDYTAENIQLQDGVYSFFMDGMDIHSTARTPYNIYNTLSAYTALRALGANTGHFKSMAEAFDYGNNRESIFTVGNACIQLHLAKNPIGFQQKISLVLKDTKPKDIIIQINDTYQDGEDVSWLWDVDFQYLADAQCKSIITAGTRRHDMGLRLKYEDIPCESTTDLQASVTGLLAGGTGNLYVIVNYSGLYSTNRMLTNLQESQKGDA, encoded by the coding sequence ATGAGACTTAGAAGTATACTTGCCATAAAGTGTGCCAAACTCACAAGCACACTGATCAAAAAACTAAACAGAGGGAGCGGGGTTACTTTCCCGGGATATGTGGCCCGCCTGATAGATCCCAGGATTCTTTCTACCATGTCCGGCATGGTACGTAAAAAGACTGTCGTCACTATGGGCACCAATGGGAAAACTACAACAAACAGTATTATATATCATGCCCTGAAAGCAGAGGGGGAAAAAGTAATCATCAACCGCACAGGCGCCAATATGCTTAACGGAATTATTTCTGCCTTTGTGCTGGCCACAGACAGCCGCTGCCGCCTGGACGCTGATTATGCCTGCATTGAGGTGGACGAGATTGCATCTGTGGGCGTGCTGCCCAGACTTAAGCCGGACTGCGCACTTCTCACAAATATTTCCAGAGATCAGCTGGACCGCTTCGGTGAAGTAGATATTACCTTCAATAAGCTAAAAACCGCCATATCCAGTGTCCCTGATACAGTACTGGCCATAAACTGTGACGATGTACTTTCCTATACACTGGCTCTGGAGAGTGGAAATCCTTTTGTCACCTATGGGATCAGCGAACAGATTTTCGACGATATTTCCCGTTCAGAAATCAGGGAAAGTATATTCTGCCGTTCCTGCGGCAAAAAACTGGAGTATGATTTCTTCCACTACGGCCAGCTCGGCATTTATCACTGCCCTTCCTGCGGCTTAGGGCGCCCTGACCCTGACTATACGGCCGAGAATATCCAGCTTCAGGATGGAGTGTATTCTTTTTTCATGGATGGCATGGACATACATTCTACTGCCCGCACGCCCTACAATATATACAATACATTGTCCGCCTATACGGCCCTTCGCGCGCTGGGGGCGAATACAGGACATTTTAAGTCTATGGCGGAGGCATTTGACTATGGCAATAACCGGGAAAGTATTTTTACTGTGGGCAACGCCTGTATCCAGCTCCACCTTGCTAAGAATCCGATTGGTTTCCAGCAGAAGATTTCTCTTGTACTAAAAGATACAAAGCCAAAAGATATTATCATCCAGATTAACGACACCTACCAGGATGGGGAAGATGTCTCCTGGCTCTGGGATGTGGATTTTCAGTATCTGGCTGACGCGCAGTGTAAATCTATTATTACGGCTGGCACCCGCCGCCATGATATGGGGCTCCGCCTTAAATATGAGGATATTCCCTGTGAATCCACTACAGATTTGCAGGCTTCTGTCACGGGCCTGCTTGCAGGCGGGACAGGCAATCTGTATGTAATCGTCAACTATTCCGGCCTTTACAGTACAAACCGTATGCTGACAAATCTTCAGGAATCACAGAAAGGAGATGCATAA
- a CDS encoding J domain-containing protein codes for METRTYYEILGVSREATLEEITAAKNALAKVYHPDANMGSNIDTTSYMQEILEAYRILSVPDKRKQYDLQLSGGTERIFRTYTVENPQPGEEPKISFATYWNAAYRLYELVAEGASLMDLNTKKEGLPARLLKKLGRRSRYEAEITEQLAALAMNAVQCITTLKIADIPMDYWQPDAMNWVLVRWGQKQNMDYHVLFSKYDAYIEQNKTGTERLKLHAQNRQFHNSLKKLLNYAAQP; via the coding sequence ATGGAAACCCGTACATATTATGAAATTCTCGGTGTGTCCAGAGAAGCAACTCTTGAAGAAATAACAGCTGCAAAGAATGCCCTGGCAAAAGTATACCATCCTGATGCCAATATGGGCAGTAATATAGATACTACATCATATATGCAGGAAATTTTAGAAGCTTACCGCATTCTTTCCGTCCCTGACAAAAGAAAGCAGTATGACCTCCAGCTGTCCGGCGGCACTGAACGGATATTCCGCACTTATACTGTGGAAAACCCTCAGCCTGGGGAGGAACCTAAGATTTCCTTTGCAACTTACTGGAATGCTGCCTACCGGCTGTATGAACTTGTGGCAGAGGGCGCCAGCCTGATGGATCTGAATACCAAAAAAGAAGGACTTCCCGCCAGGCTTTTAAAAAAACTGGGAAGGCGCAGCCGTTATGAAGCAGAAATTACTGAACAGCTGGCCGCCCTTGCCATGAACGCCGTGCAGTGTATCACCACACTTAAAATAGCCGATATCCCTATGGATTACTGGCAGCCAGATGCCATGAACTGGGTACTAGTCCGCTGGGGGCAGAAGCAGAACATGGACTATCACGTATTATTCTCTAAATACGATGCTTACATTGAGCAGAATAAAACAGGAACCGAACGGTTAAAGCTCCACGCACAGAATAGGCAGTTCCACAACAGCCTTAAGAAGCTCCTAAATTATGCGGCGCAGCCTTAG
- a CDS encoding D-alanyl-D-alanine carboxypeptidase family protein: MPEIQAAEGEPDNLYAQSAVLMDADSGRVLFSKNGQQEKAMASTTKIMTCILALEYGKLDEQMEVSDYAASQPKVHLGVTAGQQFYLRDLLYSLMLESHNDSAVIIAENIGKSVEGFADMMNAKAEQLGCGNTYFITPNGLDAVDEKGTHHTTAEDLARIMKYCIMDSPQKSMFLEITRAGSYQFTDCSGQRSYSCTNHNAFLQMMEGALSGKTGFTGDAGYCYVGSLRQGERTFIVALLACGWPNNKSYKWADTKKLMNYGLENYEYREIWQETDPGNILVKNGADNEEPFKTEIAVPLETVGEEKELRMLLRKDEQIDIALHKEEILTAPVSKGQKVGEVTYMLNGEKIRAYDVVTTSGVSEKTFSWYFKTIFDLYFMEPPKPLSPGKTAA; this comes from the coding sequence ATGCCTGAGATACAGGCAGCAGAAGGAGAGCCGGACAATTTATACGCCCAGTCGGCAGTGTTAATGGATGCGGACAGTGGGCGTGTTTTATTTTCAAAAAACGGGCAGCAGGAGAAGGCCATGGCCAGTACCACGAAAATTATGACTTGCATTTTGGCGCTGGAGTATGGAAAGCTGGATGAACAGATGGAAGTCAGTGATTATGCGGCCTCCCAGCCTAAAGTGCATCTGGGGGTGACGGCCGGGCAGCAGTTCTATTTAAGGGATCTCCTTTATTCCCTGATGCTGGAATCACATAATGATTCTGCCGTTATTATTGCCGAGAATATCGGGAAAAGCGTGGAAGGCTTTGCGGATATGATGAATGCAAAGGCAGAACAGCTAGGCTGTGGCAATACATATTTTATTACCCCTAATGGCCTGGATGCGGTGGATGAAAAGGGAACCCACCACACCACAGCAGAGGATCTGGCGAGGATTATGAAGTACTGTATTATGGACTCCCCCCAGAAAAGTATGTTTCTCGAAATAACAAGGGCGGGAAGCTACCAGTTTACAGACTGTTCGGGCCAAAGGTCATATTCCTGCACAAACCACAACGCATTTCTGCAGATGATGGAAGGCGCCCTTTCAGGTAAAACAGGCTTTACAGGAGATGCAGGGTATTGTTATGTGGGTTCCTTAAGGCAGGGAGAACGAACTTTTATTGTGGCTTTGCTGGCCTGTGGCTGGCCCAACAATAAAAGCTACAAATGGGCGGACACCAAAAAACTCATGAATTATGGGTTGGAAAATTATGAGTACCGGGAAATCTGGCAGGAAACAGATCCTGGGAATATCCTGGTCAAAAATGGGGCTGACAATGAAGAGCCTTTTAAAACAGAAATAGCTGTTCCGCTTGAGACAGTGGGGGAGGAAAAAGAGCTGAGGATGCTGCTAAGGAAAGATGAGCAGATAGATATTGCCCTGCATAAGGAGGAAATTCTCACGGCCCCTGTGTCAAAAGGGCAGAAAGTAGGGGAAGTCACATATATGCTGAATGGGGAAAAGATCAGGGCCTATGATGTGGTTACAACATCAGGGGTGTCTGAAAAGACTTTCTCCTGGTATTTTAAAACGATATTTGATCTATATTTTATGGAGCCTCCTAAACCCTTATCTCCGGGAAAAACAGCAGCATAA
- a CDS encoding segregation and condensation protein A, which translates to MGIPVKLEVFEGPLDLLLHLIDKNKIDIYDIPIVEITNQYMEYIRNMKQEDLNVMSEFLVMAATLLDIKCRMLLPKEINEDGEEEDPRQELVEQLLQYKMYKYMAYELKDRQVEADQVLYKKPTLPEEVKEYVEPVDLDALLGDLTLKKLNDIFTDVMRRQDDKIDPVRSKFGKIEKEEVPLPVKLSYVEDYARKHRRFSFRQLLEKQGSRMHIVVTFLAVLELMKLGTIRVEQEGTCGDMMIDSQI; encoded by the coding sequence ATGGGAATACCGGTGAAGCTGGAAGTGTTCGAAGGTCCTTTGGACCTTCTCCTTCATCTGATAGATAAAAATAAAATCGACATTTATGATATACCTATCGTGGAGATCACAAATCAATACATGGAGTATATACGCAATATGAAACAGGAGGATTTGAACGTCATGAGCGAATTCCTTGTCATGGCCGCCACACTCCTTGACATAAAATGCAGGATGCTCCTCCCAAAAGAAATCAATGAGGATGGCGAGGAGGAGGATCCACGGCAGGAACTGGTAGAACAGCTCCTTCAATATAAAATGTATAAATATATGGCCTATGAGCTAAAGGACAGGCAGGTAGAGGCGGACCAGGTGCTTTATAAGAAGCCTACGCTTCCCGAGGAGGTAAAAGAGTATGTGGAGCCGGTGGATTTGGATGCCCTTCTGGGAGATTTGACGCTTAAGAAGTTAAATGACATATTTACAGACGTGATGAGGCGCCAGGATGATAAGATTGACCCGGTCAGGAGTAAGTTCGGAAAAATAGAAAAAGAAGAAGTTCCACTTCCCGTGAAGTTATCTTATGTAGAGGACTATGCCAGGAAGCACCGGCGATTTAGCTTCAGGCAGCTGTTGGAGAAGCAGGGAAGCCGTATGCATATTGTGGTGACATTCCTGGCAGTTCTGGAATTGATGAAGCTGGGGACTATCCGTGTAGAACAGGAGGGAACCTGTGGGGATATGATGATTGACTCACAGATTTGA
- a CDS encoding alcohol dehydrogenase: MKAVVYEGRGKIALKERPMPEILKDTDAVIRVTLATICSSDLHIIHGAVPRAEENIILGHEFVGIVEQTGPEVKKVKPGDRVAVNVESFCGNCYFCKKGYVNNCTDQDGGWSLGCRIDGGQAEFARIPFADNGLTRIPDSVSDEAALFTGDLLSTGYWAAKMSDVGPEDTVAVLGAGPAGMAAMMCVGLYHPKKIIGIDIDERRLELIQKNGLADLALNPCRDDVDRAVREMTGQRGADFVLEAAGTSDTFEMAWRIARPNAVVGIVAMYEEPQILPLPDMYGKNLTFKTGGVDAADCGKILELIAQGRLDAGCMITHRTSLEHILEAYTIFEGREDGVVKYAVKIP, encoded by the coding sequence ATGAAGGCAGTTGTTTATGAGGGGAGAGGGAAAATAGCACTAAAGGAGCGCCCGATGCCGGAGATTTTAAAGGATACCGATGCAGTGATACGGGTGACTCTGGCTACAATATGTTCCAGTGACCTACATATAATCCACGGGGCGGTACCAAGGGCAGAGGAAAATATTATATTGGGGCATGAGTTTGTGGGTATTGTGGAACAGACGGGGCCTGAGGTAAAGAAGGTGAAACCAGGGGACCGTGTGGCGGTGAACGTGGAATCTTTCTGTGGGAACTGTTATTTCTGTAAAAAAGGTTATGTAAACAACTGTACAGATCAAGATGGGGGATGGTCCTTAGGGTGCAGGATTGACGGCGGGCAGGCCGAATTTGCCAGGATCCCCTTTGCTGATAATGGGCTGACAAGGATTCCTGACAGTGTCAGTGATGAGGCTGCGCTTTTCACAGGGGATTTATTGTCTACTGGATATTGGGCAGCCAAAATGTCGGATGTTGGGCCAGAAGATACGGTAGCCGTATTAGGAGCCGGGCCTGCAGGCATGGCAGCCATGATGTGTGTAGGGCTGTATCATCCAAAGAAGATTATAGGTATTGATATTGACGAGAGGCGGCTGGAACTGATACAAAAAAATGGACTGGCCGATCTGGCTCTGAATCCATGCAGGGATGATGTGGACAGAGCCGTCAGGGAAATGACTGGACAGAGAGGAGCGGATTTTGTGCTGGAGGCCGCCGGAACTAGCGATACTTTTGAGATGGCATGGAGGATTGCGCGCCCTAATGCTGTTGTCGGGATCGTGGCTATGTATGAGGAACCTCAGATATTGCCCCTGCCGGATATGTATGGAAAGAACCTGACCTTTAAAACTGGAGGCGTGGATGCAGCAGATTGCGGAAAGATTCTGGAGTTAATTGCACAGGGAAGGCTGGATGCAGGATGCATGATTACTCATAGGACATCCCTGGAGCACATTCTTGAGGCATACACTATTTTTGAAGGCAGGGAGGATGGTGTGGTAAAGTATGCAGTGAAGATTCCGTAA
- a CDS encoding metallophosphoesterase has product MIKGILAVLLGLAAVFLAESKRELGFFKITRYSLSVPKLKALDSEKKILLLADLHNKTYGDNNERLLQAVKEEHPDLILIAGDMLIGKEEPAYENGLNFVSMLPSICPVYYSLGNHEQRMKEMPQKYGGAAFREYKARLLGAGVHMLENEKAEIMLDRLRVQIYGLELPLYTYKKFKRHTVAPGDIQKCIGRAHRDKFQILLAHNPVYFPAYRGWGADLTVSGHLHGGIIRIPGLGGIITPQAILFPKYSGEMTVEDGQAIAVSRGLGTHTVNMRFCNYAEVVAITLRPYKTLVHS; this is encoded by the coding sequence ATGATTAAGGGGATCTTAGCAGTCCTACTGGGACTGGCCGCTGTATTTCTGGCAGAGTCAAAAAGAGAGCTTGGATTCTTTAAAATTACCCGGTATAGTCTTAGTGTTCCAAAATTAAAGGCGTTAGATAGTGAGAAGAAGATTCTGCTGTTGGCAGACCTGCATAATAAAACCTATGGGGACAACAATGAAAGGCTGCTACAGGCTGTCAAGGAAGAACACCCAGATTTGATTTTGATAGCAGGAGATATGCTGATAGGAAAGGAAGAACCTGCCTATGAGAATGGACTGAACTTTGTCAGTATGCTTCCGTCCATATGCCCTGTGTATTATAGTCTGGGAAACCACGAGCAGCGGATGAAAGAAATGCCCCAAAAATATGGCGGGGCAGCCTTTCGTGAATATAAGGCCAGGCTGTTGGGCGCAGGTGTCCATATGTTGGAAAATGAGAAAGCTGAGATTATGCTGGACAGGCTTCGCGTACAAATATATGGCCTGGAGCTGCCTCTTTATACCTATAAGAAGTTCAAAAGACATACAGTGGCTCCAGGGGACATTCAAAAATGTATTGGACGTGCCCATAGGGATAAGTTTCAGATTCTCCTGGCCCACAACCCTGTATATTTCCCCGCATATAGAGGCTGGGGGGCTGATCTTACAGTATCAGGCCATTTACACGGGGGAATTATACGCATCCCGGGCCTGGGAGGGATCATTACGCCCCAGGCCATCCTTTTCCCAAAATATTCCGGCGAGATGACAGTTGAGGATGGCCAGGCAATCGCTGTCAGCCGCGGCTTAGGCACGCATACAGTGAATATGCGGTTCTGCAATTATGCAGAAGTGGTCGCCATTACTCTCAGGCCGTACAAAACACTTGTACATTCATGA
- a CDS encoding D-alanyl-D-alanine carboxypeptidase family protein — protein MKKFLAVFLSALLCVQNVYAMPAKEYIVYEDTEEAAQGENAETAGEEGAPAQNAGPEVSAPSAILMEASTGEVIYEKDADTPRPPASVTKVMTMLLIFDALAEGKIKAEDEVTTSEYAASMGGSQVFLEPGETQSVDTMLKCISVASANDACVAMAEYISGSEEEFVRQMNERAKGLGMENTNFVNCNGLDVDGHVTTARDIALMSRELITKYPQIHDYCMIWMENITHTTKKGTTEFGLTNTNKLVRQYEYATGLKTGSTGLAKFCVSATAKKNDIEMISVIMAAEDSKARFRDATALLNYGFGKCQLYKDENPEALSNIKIKGGVEESVPCEYNKTFSYLNTTGEDLSGITKKLKLKKDMDAPVKKGDIAGSLTYELDGKEIGKIDVVITKDVEKAGFLDYLKKVVGYFRT, from the coding sequence ATGAAAAAATTTCTGGCAGTATTTTTAAGTGCATTGCTGTGTGTGCAAAACGTGTATGCAATGCCGGCGAAAGAGTATATTGTCTATGAAGATACGGAGGAGGCCGCACAGGGTGAGAATGCTGAGACGGCCGGTGAGGAGGGGGCCCCTGCCCAAAATGCAGGCCCAGAGGTCAGCGCCCCGTCCGCTATATTGATGGAAGCATCTACCGGGGAAGTTATCTATGAAAAAGATGCGGATACACCCCGCCCACCGGCCAGTGTCACAAAGGTGATGACCATGCTGCTTATATTTGACGCATTGGCGGAAGGGAAAATAAAGGCGGAAGATGAGGTGACTACATCAGAATATGCTGCCTCCATGGGCGGTTCCCAGGTATTCTTAGAGCCGGGGGAAACCCAGAGCGTGGATACAATGCTAAAATGCATTTCCGTGGCCAGCGCCAACGACGCCTGTGTGGCCATGGCAGAATACATATCTGGAAGTGAGGAAGAATTTGTCAGGCAGATGAATGAGAGGGCAAAGGGACTGGGGATGGAGAACACAAACTTTGTCAATTGCAATGGACTGGACGTGGACGGACATGTGACCACTGCCAGAGATATTGCCCTGATGTCAAGGGAGCTGATTACGAAATACCCACAGATACACGATTATTGTATGATATGGATGGAGAATATTACGCATACAACCAAAAAAGGTACTACAGAATTTGGACTTACAAACACAAACAAGCTCGTCCGCCAATATGAATACGCAACAGGTTTGAAGACTGGGTCTACGGGTTTGGCTAAATTCTGCGTGTCTGCAACAGCGAAAAAGAACGATATTGAAATGATTTCTGTTATCATGGCCGCAGAAGATTCAAAAGCACGGTTTAGGGATGCCACGGCACTGCTCAACTATGGTTTCGGAAAATGCCAGCTTTACAAAGACGAAAACCCTGAAGCGCTGAGCAACATAAAAATAAAAGGCGGTGTGGAGGAAAGCGTGCCATGCGAATACAATAAAACCTTCAGTTACTTAAATACTACAGGAGAAGACCTTTCCGGCATCACCAAAAAACTTAAATTAAAGAAAGACATGGACGCACCTGTTAAAAAAGGCGATATTGCAGGAAGCCTGACATATGAATTAGATGGGAAAGAAATAGGGAAAATTGATGTAGTTATTACCAAAGATGTGGAGAAAGCAGGATTTTTAGACTATTTGAAGAAGGTGGTAGGTTATTTTAGGACGTAA
- a CDS encoding DUF1848 domain-containing protein: protein MILSVSRRTDIPCCYTEWFFNRLEEKRVYVRNPFNIRQIHEIEITPKTVDAIVFWTKNPEPMLGRLGLLREFMYYFQFTLTGYKEDVEPALADKKYLATVFSKLAERIGSERVIWRYDPIFFNSRYTQAYHIQAFTRLAEMLEGSTRRAMISFMDPYRRTKANAGLLNAERLTNPSLIEFAGQLADIGAAHDIEICTCAEEIDLASAGIQHGCCIDKKLIEELTGSQLNVKKDTSQRAYCGCAESIDIGAYNTCRNGCLYCYANYSDSLLARSRVAFDVGAPILCSQLSSGDKVVKKKMKSLKDPQMRLCL, encoded by the coding sequence ATGATTCTAAGTGTGAGCAGAAGGACAGATATACCATGCTGTTATACAGAATGGTTTTTTAACCGGCTGGAAGAGAAAAGGGTATATGTGCGCAACCCTTTTAATATAAGGCAGATTCATGAAATTGAGATTACTCCAAAAACAGTAGATGCAATTGTATTCTGGACTAAGAATCCAGAACCTATGTTGGGAAGGCTGGGACTTTTGCGTGAATTTATGTATTATTTTCAATTCACATTGACAGGTTACAAGGAAGATGTAGAGCCAGCCCTGGCAGATAAAAAATACCTTGCCACAGTATTTTCCAAACTGGCTGAAAGGATTGGGAGCGAGAGGGTAATCTGGAGATATGACCCTATCTTTTTTAATTCCAGATACACACAGGCATACCATATCCAGGCATTTACAAGACTGGCAGAGATGCTGGAGGGCAGCACCCGCAGGGCCATGATCAGTTTTATGGATCCATACAGGCGGACAAAGGCAAACGCAGGCCTGCTGAATGCAGAGAGGCTTACAAATCCCAGTCTTATAGAATTTGCCGGGCAGTTGGCGGATATTGGGGCCGCACATGACATAGAGATATGTACCTGTGCAGAGGAAATAGATTTGGCGTCAGCAGGAATCCAACATGGCTGCTGCATTGACAAAAAGTTAATCGAAGAGCTGACTGGCAGCCAGCTCAATGTGAAAAAGGATACATCCCAGCGGGCGTACTGCGGCTGCGCAGAAAGTATAGATATTGGCGCCTATAATACATGCAGGAACGGGTGTCTGTATTGCTATGCCAATTATAGTGACAGTCTGCTGGCAAGGTCCCGGGTCGCCTTTGATGTGGGCGCGCCGATTTTGTGCAGCCAGTTAAGTAGTGGAGATAAGGTTGTGAAAAAGAAAATGAAATCTCTCAAAGACCCTCAAATGCGTCTTTGTCTGTAA
- the scpB gene encoding SMC-Scp complex subunit ScpB, with protein sequence MEIEKLQGAIEAILFTVGESVELGKIASVIGHDESTTKKIIHNMMDKYESEDRGIRIIELENSFQMCTKKEMYEYLIRIAKQPRKFILTDVLLETLSIIAYRQPVTKLEIEKIRGVKSDHAVSKLVEYGLAEEAGRMEAPGRPLLFKTTEEFLRRFGVQSLDELPTVNPEQMQHFKEEAEDEAQLKLDI encoded by the coding sequence ATGGAAATAGAAAAGCTGCAGGGAGCTATCGAAGCAATCCTCTTTACGGTGGGGGAATCCGTGGAGCTGGGGAAGATTGCGTCTGTGATAGGCCATGATGAAAGTACAACCAAAAAAATAATCCATAATATGATGGACAAGTACGAATCAGAAGATAGAGGAATCCGTATTATAGAGCTGGAAAATTCTTTTCAGATGTGCACAAAGAAGGAAATGTATGAATACTTAATACGGATTGCAAAACAGCCCAGAAAGTTTATACTCACAGACGTGCTTTTGGAGACACTCTCCATTATCGCATACAGGCAGCCTGTGACAAAGCTGGAAATCGAGAAGATCAGGGGGGTAAAATCAGACCATGCAGTCAGCAAGCTGGTGGAGTACGGCCTTGCGGAAGAAGCCGGAAGGATGGAGGCTCCTGGCAGGCCTCTTCTGTTTAAAACCACAGAAGAGTTTCTGCGCAGGTTTGGCGTCCAGTCTCTGGATGAGCTTCCCACAGTGAATCCAGAACAGATGCAGCATTTTAAGGAGGAGGCAGAAGACGAGGCACAGCTAAAGCTGGATATATGA